The sequence caccttcaataaaaatatattgaataaggttgGAGTTTCAAggtacaaccaattttgtagctaaactttctcttatatataaaatatgtttttgttaaTAGTTTGACAGTTAAAAAACTTGCAATGCAACGAGAGATTGGAAATTTGAATATCTTCATTCAAAACGCCTAATGCTATTGAGTTAAAAGGGCACATCTGCTTGccaaaagaatataaataatttttaattatgaataCTTTAAGGAAAACTATAAATGTCTCCACCATAAAAGAGCTAAAGGGGCACATCTACCTGCCAAAAGAATAtgaataattttcaattatgaaTACTATAAGGAAAACTATAAATGTCTCCACCATAAAAGatgtatatacttttttttagtaaaaccCTTATTTTTGTACCAAtgttactaaataaaaaatttactacttgccaaaagaaaagaattgttgttcaaaatgatttttttttggggttgacATCCAAGACTCTAAGGGTTAGACTAGCAgaagttttacttttttaagaaattatatcAATTAGATAATTAATATGTTGCAAATATCAAGTAAAtatcttatcttttttctttcttaatttgataggaggagagagagaatttgaataTGAACGTTTTCatttaatacatttaaaatatTTGAGAAAATGGAACAATTAAGAATGCACTAAacatttatctttttaattgcACTAAATTTTATGACATTGTTAATGTTTAGAATAAATAATGATGTTTAGATGATTACgaagctgattttttttttttatacaagatagaattctactctagcctaatctaagtgtataggtgtgtgaagctcccttctacagacttgaaccccggcccttgcgcccacaccctacaagcacttatacttgtggagtgaccatcacaccaaagGTATGCGGTGGCATTACGAAGCTGATTGTGAATGCATTAGgaatttgaaatcaatttgatgacaccatttccatttttctcttaaaaaaaaaaaaaacttttttaacaaCAAATGGAAGAGCCGAAGAGGAGCATTTTAACTCAAGTTGTTTAGATAATTCTATCAAATTACAAGACTTTTGACTTCCAATTTAtcatcttttaaaataaaaactggttAGATTTGGATCTTATGCAATAATTACATGGTCAAATTACCTTATAGTTATGAGATGTAAAAGTCTGAcgggttaaaaaaatttataatctaaGGGTTAAGGTTAAggttaaaaatgaatttttaactttcaattgaTTCTTTATTGCGCCAAATCTGAATCCAAAGAAGTCATATTTGTTCAAAGTTCAACAAAACTCATACTAAAATCCATGAAATGGCTCCTTCAAAAGAAGTCCAAGAAATGCCAATTGTTAAATGGATTGTTGTGGCGCTGTACATGATGGAGCCAGTTGGTCATACAGGTTTTAGTCCAACATATATCCAGAGGTCTACTCAgactaaaaatcaaaatttgtttgtttctcattaaaaaaaaggtgagtgaaattttgcttctttttttttttttttgactagttttgtaagtgaatttttttttatggtctaCTTTTTATATACAAATCATCTTTGTAGCTTTGTctttaaaaaagttattaattaaaactattatgagcattttttttttactactagcattttagtttcaaataaattaataaacctttttttgagataaaagatagaataataataatatgaaccttttttttttttgagaatctataATAATATTAACCTAATTCTACCATGTAACACTTAAAAtggattaaaatttaaatatccaagtgtgagagagagaaaaatatatatatatatacacacacacataccacTTAGCCATAAAAAGgtcattaaaaataagaatgTTTACTTAGCATTACCTATATGATGTTCTAGTTTTGAATTAATTCAATAGTATATTTTAACCATTTtcctttaataaaattttatttttatttagttttatttaaatcctaaaatattcggtaaatttatttttatttttgatattataGTAAGTTTCACTTAAACTTCAAATTTCATTGAAACAAGTTAGTAATGTATGACttttgagtaaagttgtagtaTGTTTTTGTGTTAGAACCCCTTTTCCTCTCTCctgtatatgtgtgtgtctgtttctcaaaaaaaagttagtaaTGTGATATTCAATAGtgttaatagaaaaaataagtatatatgatagaaattttaaacaaaaatttctaactTGGAGGTACTGGCGGAACCAGAGGGGGGCATTTGCCCCCCtgactcctaatttttttttgtattagtagccacatggaggaaaaaaaaaaaaaaaaaacttctacttgttgaaacttgaaagtgaccaaaccacctatttcacttttttttttatcattatttacaccatttttactatttatgatacttttcccagcattttatctttgaatgatactagagatattacaaattttactacttatatcttacaaattggcatgtcaccaatcacaaaaaataatttcaaacatttattcattatatttttaagtaacactaatcatatttttactccatcagtttataaattttttagtagttatgaattggttgtttttgtttatttattttaataatatgaaatatattcatatttgcttacaactgtttatatattttgttattattattgattaatattttttagataaattttacttttaataccgtcttttaattttgtcccctctaaactaaaattttagctccaccactGCTTTGAGGTTGGAATAAAATACTTTATGttgaaaaaagtaatttatcattttgaaaaaaataataataatttacaccccaaaaaaaaatctttatattagaaaaagtgaaaaagagttaaaacaaaaaatatcgCAACGACGGCGTATTGCATGAGTATCCAAAACGTTGCGCATCTGAAATCATTTGATAGGCTCagtctcgctctctctctctctctccctctcttcatCCATGAATTGCAGCGAAAGCCCTTATTCAACTACCGCCATAGCCTCAAACTGAGCTGCACAAAAACCTGAACTTTACAGTAATTTGCTAACTTTATCTTCTTATTCTTTCATGGCTTTGGTCATGATTGTGAGCAAACTTTAAGCGATGAAGCTCATTCAAGCCGCCTCCTCTCAACCCAAAGCTTCCCATTTTTGGATTAATAATGGAGGACCCACTTGCATTCTGAGCCCGCCCTCTGCCTTTTCATTCCCCAAAGTCAATTCCTTTAACTCTAGGTCTCTCTCAGGTATTAAATCAAACACCTTgcgttctttttttcttttttttttgctcttatCTGCTGAGTAATTAGTGTTGTTTGATTGTCAGGGATTGGTTTATTTGCTTTTGTGCTCATGCCCATTTTAGTTTGTGTGCTGTATTAACCTCTAATTGGCACTAATGGAAACAAGGGAAGTAATTGCTtgtttaatttatctttttgctttttggtcTGTGGGGTATATTTATTGAAAACCTCCAATTAGATTAACTTAGCTATGGGTAAGAAAGTTGTTATTTTGGGGGGTGAATAATTTGTTTCTAACTATTGAGGGTTGAGGATTATTTGCAGCAAATTTCAAATAagttattcttttcttttttgcaatgTTTATTTGCGAAACTAGTTGCTTGACAAGTCCTGGGAATGTCACTGTTAGAGTAACGTAGTTGATAAGTGCATCAAGTTACGTGATAAAATTCATGTTTGAGAAAAGGTTAGGTGAATTGACATGAAACGATCAATTTTTGCCTATGTCATTGCCAAGTGTTGACATGTATTTCGCATGGGCCATATGTGACTAAAATTAGTGGCTCTTTCCTTTGGAACATGAAGGGTTCAGATTCATAGTTTTGGCCTGTATCAATATAGCTTAGTCAAGTATACACTTTCATTGTTTTACGAGGTTCTTCTCCCAGAAAAGGAATTGCATAATGCTGCTGTAGGATAAGGAATGATAAattcaattctttactttgacaCAAAAATCTTTTGCAAATCCTTGCTTATCAAATATGCTTATTTCGATGAAAGGTTGCTTGAGAGTGAAGAAATAAAAAGGCATTTGTCCAGCCTGTTGATTTCATTGACACCCCTTGTTAGTGGTTTAGCAGTAGCACATAATGCTTcctttcatatttattttagatcaattatttgttttaattttataaaatcatttctctatttctctcagTATGTTGTACTCCTACAATATTATCTTGTGTAGGAagattttcctaaaattttttttgctgaactCTTCAACTAAACTTTCAAGCAGTATGTGGCCTTTGTAGGATCCTTCATCGAAATAAAGTTGCTATCAACTGTATGATTATCTCAGCAATGAGCAATGTTTGTGTCTCTAGACCATGTGGCACTCACCATCAATCAATTTTGTTGCTGTCTCCAAAAGAAAAGCATGGAAATGGAATCCTGAAAACCATTTCCACATGCAAGTCAACGTTGATCTCTCCAACTGCTCCTCTCATTGGCCGTCCACCCTCATCTTTGGTGTTGGCTGCACAACTTACTCCATCTGAGGCTCCCCAACGTTCAGAAGAATGGTTTGCCCTTCGCAAGGACAAGCTGACCACAAGCACTTTCAGCACTGCCTTGGGCTTTTGGAAAGGAACCCGTCGCTTTGAGCTCTGGCATGAGAAAGTCTTTGAATCAGAAGTAGAAATTGTGGAAACTTCTAAAAAGTGTGCCATGGAGTGGGGTGTGCTCAATGAAGCAGAGGCTATAGACCGGTACAGAAGCATCACAGGTCGTGAGGTGAGCTTATTAGGGTTTGCAACTCATTCAGAGGAGCGTTTTGGTTGGATGGGTGCTTCCCCTGATGGTCTTCTTGGTTGCTTTCCAGGAGGTGGGATCCTGGAAGTAAAGTGCCCATATAACAAGGGGAAGCCCGAGACTGGTCTGCCTTGGTCAACTATGCCATTCTATTACATGCCTCAAGTGCAGGGTCAAATGGAGATAATGGACAGAGAATGGGTTGATTTGTATTGCTGGACACCAAATGGAAGCACAATATTCCGTGTACATAGAGACCGTGCTTATTGGGATATGATACATGCCATTTTACGTGAATTTTGGTGGGAAAATGTGATTCCTGCCAGGGGGGCTCTGTTGCTGGGGAGCAAAGAAGCAGCCATGTCATATAAGCCATCATCTACACACAAACAAACAGGACTTGCCATTGTCAAGAGCCTGAAGTTGGCTAGTGAATCAAAGTTGTTGTGTAGGGAGATTGCTGGTCATGTTGAATTTTATAGGTGATAATGTATGCCCAAGTAAAAAGGCTAAGCAAATGACTCCTGTTTTGGTGCTCCCTATTTTTAATCTGTATTCCATTGGTTCTCCATGTATTTGTTTATTGGCTCTCATTGTAAACTTACAAATCTTATTGAtaagatatttttcttttcattatgtCGCAAACAAATTGGAATTCAGGGTCCCTGTTTTGCAGTTAGTTTTGTTGTTCGTGTTGTTGGAGTTGTTAGAACCTGTTATCTAGAGGATGAGTTGTTTGTTGGAGCAAACAAGTTAATAAGAAGTTAGAAAGTCCCTTTATTCGATAATCTTTGCTTTCTAAAACAGTTAAAATGAATCTCACTTTAAGAACAAAAACCTGTCCTAAAATTTATTGAGGAGGTATACTATGCATCCAAAGCATGTATCTCTCCTCTCATGTCGCGGTGGACCCCACAATTTAGTGAGGAGTTATACCATGCATCCGAAGCATGCATCTCTCCTTTCGCATCAAGGTGGACCCCACACGCATGAGATCCACCCTCATGTGAAAGGGAAGAAACATGCTCCGAATACATGATGTATTTTCTCCTAATTTAGCCAGTAATTAAGTTAGTGGCTGAGATAATTAGGCAAATGTAAGGTTTGGCATAGATGTAGATTTGATCATTGCCTTGAGCAACAGAGACCCAGTCAAAAAGGCTACATGAAGGGACATCCCTTGTTCACCAAAATAACCAAATTCATTCCTTTAGTCAAAAGAAAAGGATTTGACCACGTTAAGAATCAAATTGAGTTAAGCAACTTTGATTAAGCAACTGGTAGCTTAAGCAAATTTCGATGGCTGTTCATCCAAAATAACCACCATCCACCAAATTTATTCCTTGCGTCCGTCCAATTAAGGGCTAAGCCAACATGAGCCTAAAATAAGCAaatgaattttaaaacaaaCTTCTAAAGCTGTTTATCTAAAAAGGTTCCAATTCAGGAAATTCAAAGAgagttagaaaaaaataaaagaaggagAGATGGATTCTGGACTTTCATGGGCTGATCAATGGGACGATAACCCCGATCCCCCGCCACCATCATCAGCAGCAGCATCAGAGAATgacaagaagaagaacaaggatGGGTCTAAAGGGAGCAAGATTGGGAAGtcaatattaaatttcaaatgggTGAAAGATATCCGCAAGAAATCTCAGAAACAATGAGGACTGCTTGTGATTATGAAGGCCTCTTTTGCTACAAAAGAAGATACATTCTATAGGCTTCACCCTCCCATATTGCTTCCGGGGTCTCTGTCACTTCATATATGattcaataatatttaactatAATCTATCCTCCAttctttttgttattctttttttttttttcaatttcttttccattttaattttatttgtatcatgAGTTACATTGTTAAAAGCCTAATGATAGGCTACCACATATATAGTTTATGCTTTATAGAGCTGATTACTTCAATTATCTCTAGCTTTCATCATTACTCAACCATTCgtgttttcttttctctttgttcATATGCTTGCTTGGACTTTCTTAAAGGGTGGCACAAGCAAGGTATGTGCACATGTTGTCATTGCTTACAAAGCCCTCTTATCTTATGCGTGTTACCATGATTAcgttcaaaaattttcaaagataTTCCGTGGTTGGCATTAAAAACATGAATAATGGGTTTCGaatgacttggataattaacTTTTTCCTTCGTAATAAAGACGAAGCTATTGGCCATAACTTTGTTCATGGAGAAGAGCCAGGCTTGGACAGACCCACTTTTCTATCACGCCTCTTTTGTCACATAATTAGCTGTTTCCTACAATCTGAACTAATCAACTCCGAAAGAAAACAATCCTCACCGAATCATTATGGAGACACACTCAATCGCACTCTCAATTTTATAACTTGATGACTTATGTGACTATGAGTGATGGATACTTTAAGCCAATTAAGTGTTATCATTTTTCGTCAACCACTTATAGTCACACAAGTTAGAAAGTTGTGaaattgagtgtaaaaattattatattcgTAGTATGGTTGTTCTTGTTCCATATATTCACGGTCATTAATGCCATAAATTACCATATGTAAGATGCAAGCCCCTCATGTGAGCGTTAAGCTTATAATGATTGCTCTTACCAATATTCTAGGGTATTAATTGACATTTGGGTTAAATGAGATTCAAACTgcagatttattatttatcatttgagctaactagaacctaTTAGGTTAAGAGCATTGTAGTTCAATAGCATAACATGCTCTTCTTCATTAGGAGATTTTAGGATTCGGATCCCTCTTCCTCTCTTCctcattttccttaaaaaaaaaaccatcatcTAAGGGACGAAATCGAAATTTCATCTTTGGGGCTAaagcacaaagaaaaaaaaaagaacatttaagaaagagaattatattcatattcaacactaaattaaaataaaactaattttcatttagtgtttacaaaatataaataaaagaaaaaaaattatttcttaatatatttcaagtttcaacttaaccatatttcaagtttcaacttaaCCACCTATCAATATATGTAgctcaaaatttttctttaattctgaAAATCATCTATGATTGATCATATACTAAatttagcaataatttttcttgaCTCTTAAATTTGTGGCTCTCCTAAGTCCTAAAAATTCTCTAATATAACCACATTTTGTTGTCATATCCAATTTGGTACCTAATTTCAACCCGAATTAAAAACAGGGGAAA comes from Castanea sativa cultivar Marrone di Chiusa Pesio chromosome 3, ASM4071231v1 and encodes:
- the LOC142629982 gene encoding uncharacterized protein LOC142629982 isoform X1, which gives rise to MKLIQAASSQPKASHFWINNGGPTCILSPPSAFSFPKVNSFNSRSLSVCGLCRILHRNKVAINCMIISAMSNVCVSRPCGTHHQSILLLSPKEKHGNGILKTISTCKSTLISPTAPLIGRPPSSLVLAAQLTPSEAPQRSEEWFALRKDKLTTSTFSTALGFWKGTRRFELWHEKVFESEVEIVETSKKCAMEWGVLNEAEAIDRYRSITGREVSLLGFATHSEERFGWMGASPDGLLGCFPGGGILEVKCPYNKGKPETGLPWSTMPFYYMPQVQGQMEIMDREWVDLYCWTPNGSTIFRVHRDRAYWDMIHAILREFWWENVIPARGALLLGSKEAAMSYKPSSTHKQTGLAIVKSLKLASESKLLCREIAGHVEFYR
- the LOC142630072 gene encoding uncharacterized protein LOC142630072 gives rise to the protein MDSGLSWADQWDDNPDPPPPSSAAASENDKKKNKDGSKGSKIGKSILNFKWVKDIRKKSQKQ
- the LOC142629982 gene encoding uncharacterized protein LOC142629982 isoform X2, with the translated sequence MIISAMSNVCVSRPCGTHHQSILLLSPKEKHGNGILKTISTCKSTLISPTAPLIGRPPSSLVLAAQLTPSEAPQRSEEWFALRKDKLTTSTFSTALGFWKGTRRFELWHEKVFESEVEIVETSKKCAMEWGVLNEAEAIDRYRSITGREVSLLGFATHSEERFGWMGASPDGLLGCFPGGGILEVKCPYNKGKPETGLPWSTMPFYYMPQVQGQMEIMDREWVDLYCWTPNGSTIFRVHRDRAYWDMIHAILREFWWENVIPARGALLLGSKEAAMSYKPSSTHKQTGLAIVKSLKLASESKLLCREIAGHVEFYR